From one Lolium rigidum isolate FL_2022 chromosome 4, APGP_CSIRO_Lrig_0.1, whole genome shotgun sequence genomic stretch:
- the LOC124648421 gene encoding probable LRR receptor-like serine/threonine-protein kinase At1g05700, which yields MEQSAAASPWLLLLCLAAAVTGGARAQTDSKGFISIDCGLPGKASYEDSTTKLSYVPDAGFTDVASAGTSQNISANHITPQLSRRYHDVRSFPDGTRNCYTLRSLVSGRKYLLRAAFLYGDYDGLGRPPIFDLHIGVNYWKTVNVSDASVEVTAEAVVVVPDDFVQVCLVNTGGGTPFVSALELRPLKMKAYPQANVTQGLVLDYRLNVGPATGIVRYPEDPHDRIWTAWADPKEWNEISTTKTVQSDYDDFEVPKVVMQTAVTPLNRSTNLEIYWDPVPPAHDPSPGHFIIMHFSELQILPRNALREFYLSINSVKLSDDVRLFYLGVGVLSNESPYRDSHYNISIVATANSTLPPVINALELFFAMSTSNLATDSRDVSAVTVIKAKHHVKKNWMGDPCAPKTMAWERLTCSYTIASPPRITSLNMSNSGLSGDISPSFANLKALQYLDLSNNNLTGTIPDALSQLPLLIFLDLSGNHLSGPIPSGFLKRIQDGSLNLRYGNNSNLCTNSSSCHPAKTKSKLAIYVVVPIVVIVLLVSLTITLLCFLRRKNPGSMNNSINPRNETTNDDHSSLELETRRFTYIEIRKITNNLQRVLGKGGFGYVYDGFLDDGTEVAVKIRSQCSNQGDKEFLAEVHILTRIHHKNLVSMIGYCKDGEHMALVYEFMSEGTLQDHIAGREPNGVCLRWKQRLRIAVESAQGLEYLHKGCNPPLIHRDVKATNILLNSRLEAKIADFGLSKAFNRDNETHVSTNAVVGTLGYMDPEYQTLGRPTTKSDVYSFGIVLLVLVSGKPPTLNSTNTMSIIDWVQQRLARGNIEGVVDVRMHGDHDINSMWKVADIALKCTAKASSHRPTMTDVVAQLQECLNLEEDRDDGVRNDGFYTSTNSDALDLRYDAYTTNRSISMSGRGSNTTLEVEHNFGRVPTMDIGPATR from the exons ATGGAGCAATCAGCGGCGGCAAGTCCATGGCTGCTGCTTCTCTGCCTGGCCGCCGCTGTCACCGGCGGCGCTCGCGCCCAGACTGACAGCAAAG GTTTTATCAGTATAGACTGTGGGCTACCGGGGAAGGCGAGCTACGAGGACTCCACCACCAAGCTCTCCTACGTCCCGGACGCCGGCTTCACCGACGTCGCCAGCGCCGGCACCAGCCAAAACATCTCGGCCAACCACATCACGCCCCAGCTCTCGCGGCGCTACCACGACGTGCGCAGCTTCCCGGACGGCACGCGCAACTGCTACACACTCCGCTCCCTCGTGTCCGGGCGCAAGTATCTCCTCCGCGCTGCGTTCTTGTATGGCGACTACGACGGCCTCGGCAGGCCGCCCATCTTCGACCTCCACATCGGCGTCAACTACTGGAAGACCGTCAACGTCTCCGACGCCAGCGTCGAGGTCACCGCGGAGGCTGTGGTGGTGGTGCCGGATGACTTCGTGCAGGTCTGCCTGGTGAACACCGGCGGAGGGACGCCGTTCGTGTCGGCGCTGGAGTTGAGGCCGCTCAAGATGAAGGCCTACCCGCAGGCCAACGTGACGCAGGGCCTCGTCCTCGACTACAGGCTCAACGTCGGCCCCGCAACCGGCATCGTCAG GTACCCTGAAGATCCACATGACAGAATATGGACCGCTTGGGCGGACCCGAAAGAGTGGAATGAGATATCGACGACAAAGACGGTGCAGAGCGACTACGACGACTTCGAGGTGCCAAAGGTGGTGATGCAGACGGCGGTCACGCCTTTGAACCGCTCCACGAACCTGGAGATCTACTGGGACCCCGTGCCACCGGCTCACGATCCGTCGCCGGGACACTTCATCATCATGCATTTCTCCGAGCTGCAGATCCTCCCTAGGAACGCCCTCCGCGAGTTCTACCTCAGCATCAATAGCGTCAAGTTGTCCGATGATGTTAGGCTATTCTACCTTGGGGTCGGGGTCCTATCTAATGAAAGCCCCTACCGGGACAGCCACTACAACATCTCCATAGTCGCCACCGCCAACTCTACGCTGCCGCCCGTCATCAACGCCCTTGAGTTGTTCTTTGCCATGTCCACCAGCAACCTTGCCACGGACTCCCGGGACG TATCGGCCGTCACGGTGATCAAGGCGAAGCATCACGTGAAGAAGAACTGGATGGGTGACCCCTGCGCCCCAAAGACTATGGCATGGGAAAGGTTGACGTGCAGCTACACCATTGCCAGCCCACCAAGGATTACAAGCCT AAACATGTCCAATAGTGGCTTGAGCGGTGATATATCGCCTTCTTTTGCGAATCTCAAGGCTCTCCAGTACTT GGACCTGTCAAACAACAACTTGACGGGCACAATTCCAGATGCCCTATCGCAGTTACCTTTGTTGATATTTTT AGATTTGTCAGGCAATCACCTCAGCGGACCAATTCCCTCGGGTTTTCTCAAAAGAATTCAAGATGGTTCCCTAAATCTAAG ATACGGCAACAACTCAAACCTTTGCACCAATAGTAGTTCATGTCATCCTGCTAAAACGAAGAGCAAGCTGGCCATCTACGTTGTTGTCCCTATAGTTGTCATTGTGCTGTTGGTATCACTGACAATAACACTCTTATGCTTCCTGAGACGAAAAAATCCAG GATCAATGAACAACTCCATAAACCCGCGGAATGAAACAACAAATGATGACCATAGTTCACTTGAACTTGAGACTCGTCGGTTCACGTACATCGAGATCAGGAAGATAACCAACAACCTCCAACGGGTGTTGGGCAAGGGAGGGTTCGGCTATGTCTACGATGGCTTCCTGGACGACGGCACTGAAGTGGCGGTGAAGATACGATCACAGTGTTCCAATCAAGGTGACAAGGAATTTCTAGCGGAG GTTCATATCTTAACCCGAATTCATCATAAGAATCTTGTCTCCATGATCGGTTACTGCAAAGATGGGGAGCACATGGCACTTGTTTACGAGTTCATGTCGGAGGGAACCCTACAAGATCACATTGCAG GAAGAGAACCCAATGGAGTATGCTTGCGCTGGAAGCAAAGACTTCGAATAGCTGTTGAGTCTGCTCAAG GACTAGAGTACCTACACAAGGGGTGCAACCCACCTTTGATTCACAGGGATGTAAAGGCCACCAACATCCTTTTGAACTCGAGGCTGGAGGCTAAGATTGCAGATTTCGGATTGTCCAAGGCTTTCAATCGTGATAATGAAACCCATGTGTCCACAAACGCAGTTGTTGGCACACTTGGATACATGGATCCTGA GTATCAAACGCTAGGGAGGCCGACCACCAAGAGTGACGTGTACAGCTTCGGCATCGTGCTGCTAGTGCTTGTCTCGGGAAAGCCACCCACCCTAAATAGCACAAATACCATGAGTATCATTGATTGGGTGCAACAACGGCTAGCACGAGGCAACATTGAGGGTGTGGTGGATGTGCGCATGCATGGTGACCACGACATCAATAGTATGTGGAAGGTCGCTGACATCGCACTCAAGTGTACCGCAAAGgcctcgtcacatcgtcccaccaTGACCGATGTTGTAGCGCAGCTACAGGAGTGCCTCAATCTAGAGGAGGACCGCGATGATGGCGTCAGAAATGACGGATTCTACACTAGCACCAATAGCGACGCCCTAGACTTGAGATATGATGCTTACACTACTAACCGTTCCATAAGCATGAGCGGGAGAGGGAGCAACACTACACTTGAGGTGGAGCATAATTTTGGGAGGGTGCCGACAATGGATATAGGCCCTGCTACCCGATAG